The following coding sequences are from one Nilaparvata lugens isolate BPH chromosome 4, ASM1435652v1, whole genome shotgun sequence window:
- the LOC120350987 gene encoding alkylated DNA repair protein alkB homolog 8-like, protein MMEDRKKKIIKEEKKLNKSEEIVGEVKEERKKENVSVDGGSSKHCHTVQNKCAEENLKKANSKSCENDKVSEFSLPVHNNRTQFKHDDILVPWTNKKETFFRYYHVFKEGELEELCSFVPEIKVEKVYYDQGNWCVVFVKC, encoded by the coding sequence ATGATGGAGGATAGGAAGAAGAAAATCataaaggaggagaagaagctGAACAAGAGTGAGGAGATTGTTGGTGAAgtgaaggaggagaggaagaaagaaaatgtGAGTGTGGATGGTGGATCTTCAAAACATTGTCATACTGTGCAAAACAAGTGTGctgaagaaaatttgaaaaaagctaATAGTAAATCTTGTGAAAACGACAAAGTTAGTGAATTTTCATTACCTGTACATAATAATAGGACTCAGTTCAAGCATGATGATATTCTAGTGCCTTGGACTAATAAAAAGGAGACTTTCTTTAGATATTATCATGTTTTCAAAGAGGGAGAATTGGAGGAATTGTGCTCGTTTGTGCCTGAAATTAAGGTTGAAAAAGTCTATTACGACCAAGGAAATTGGTGCGTtgtttttgtaaagtgttga